Within Colius striatus isolate bColStr4 chromosome 5, bColStr4.1.hap1, whole genome shotgun sequence, the genomic segment TGGTATCAAGTCTTTCAGTGGGGCTTTGTTTCCAAATGAACTCTCCAACCTTTAACAATAGTCCCTTCAGCCCTCTCTTTAATAGCAGCTTCGAGCAGGAGTTTTAGAGACGGTTAACTCTGCAAGGGCAAGGCAAGTCTTAGGCTGTGCACAACCAACCAGGTGAAACCCCAGCCCCACTGACATCAACAGCAAAAATTCCCCTTGGCCTCAGAGAAGTAGCTTTAAAGCGAGTCAGCAGTTAGTCAAAGGGAACCCAACGAGGTGAGCCCCACATCATCCTCATCTTCTGCACATACACAGTACTCCCACACACGTAAGCAAGTTTTGGTTTGTTCCCTTGGGGTTGTTTTTGCCATTGGCAACTCTTATACACGTCGGGTCTATTTTTTGGCATTTACTCTGAGAAACCTCAACACTGGAGCACACCACTATTGTACTTCATTCTCCTTCTGGTGTAAGagttcagagaagagaaaaacagttaCAGCAGGACACGTTTGGTACTGGACAGGTTTTGTTCATCAGTCAGTTGCAGGCAGTGTCCTATGTTCCTAATGTGTCAGTGCCATTTTGCCTCCTTCCACTGAATTAAGTCAGAGGCCAACAACTTCAAGAAGTCACTGCCTTTTACTTAAGAGGATTTCTGCCTCGAAAAGCCTGCATGCTTCACAGGAGTAGCCAACCAGGTAAGGCTTACCAGCTTTAGTCGTCCCTCTGCATACTAAGTTACTTTGGTGATCAAGTAACCATTACCCTTCAACAAGCAAATCACTAtttttcaaagaggaaaaatgtttaTCTCCTATCACTACTGCCACGTCTCATCTTTAGAACACAGATTCCAAAGGCTGTAGTTGCAGTCTGGATACCTGTGTTAAGTCAAAACTCATCCATCGTAGTGCTTTAGGGTGAGAAAGACAAACCTCACGGCGAAAACCAAATGAAACCCTATTTCACTATGAACATCGTTATTTAAATGTGCTGCAAATTGATCCCAGAAACAAGGTGGGTGTTTTGTGgggaacagaagaaagaaacactTAGAGACAGCTGTGAAAATGGCTAATGCAAACAGACCATTCAAACCCATCGTTCCTCAAATCTGATACTGAATgagttttaatttgttttgcagTTACTTCAGTACAGCTATCTAAAAAGGTAAACAAACTACAGCTCTGTTGTACTTGGATGGTATGAGTGGTACGGAACGCTCCACGAGTCTCTAGTAGGCTATGGCTCCACGTGACAGGATTCTTCAGAAGGGGAACAGAATAGGTTTGTCATTAAGGTCACTTAAATCTTTGTTATAGCAAATTGGAACCAAATGGCTGACTTCTGCAGGATTTCTGACAGGAATCCAGTAGAGCTGGTTTCAAGTTTCAGGTGGCCACTAAAACAGCTGTAACCTTCTCTTCCAGAAGTTGTGATCCACATGGTGTCCACAATGAGTGCAGCAAGTCTGAGGTAGTCAACCTTTACGAAGGCTCAGTATCTGAACATAAAAAGATTTGGAAATGACCCCTGGCTGTAGGTATCTTTCTGAGCAGTTAAAGAACACCGATGACTCTTGTTCAATTCATTTACATTAATTTGCCCCATATCCAATGGAGAAGTTGTAACAATATGCTTCCATAGTGCAGGAGAATCAATCACTTATGTCAAAGTAGTCTGCACTTGCTGCAGTAGATCCAGCAGAAATAAGGTGGCATGTTCATCATAGCCGTTAGCTGTAGTTTAGTTACCTTAGTAGAAGGGTTACCAAAAGAGCATTCCTTAATTGTACTGGGTATGCAGCTCTACTGATCCCCAAGCACAGCATACTGGTTCTCTAGCTGAAATTTAAGTGCCTGGTTTTTTGAAACCTCCTCCCTACCTCTAGTTTTGTGTTTTACTACTTCAAAgctcttctccatttctttatCCCTACgggaaaagaaatgtaatcAGTAAATACCTTATCACTGGCTTGTGAATCGTGAATTTCTAGTCCATTTCCACCCCATCCCAACAAAAAACATTACCAAACACAGAACAATGAGGTCTAGAGCTTTAACAGAACAGCCAAACATTCCCAAGCAAATCTTTTAAAACCTTATCTCCAATATCAGGCTTGCCCCCAGCACAATTCAGATCACATTCTAAGTTTCAGTATTCACATTCTTAAATTTAGGtgcatctattaaaaaaaaaaaaatctgtttcagaaGGCAGAAGTCTATTTCTAGAATGCTCACTCAATTTCATCTTAGCTCCACTTGCACCCTTCACCCCCAGAGCATCAATGACAACACCTATCATTTGCCAAGCAGAAAAAGCCACaccaaaaaacaccccacagaagaaacaaagctTCTGCCAGGCTGTAATAGTCAATAATATagcaagcaggaaaaaaaaccaacctgcCAAAGCCCTAAGTGAAATAGATACTGGCCTAGCTATCTCTTCTGTAGAGAAATGAGGCTGTGGAAAGATCAGGACTCAAATGCAGGGCAAGACGCAGGTCTTCAGCACCATAGAACACAACACACTTCAGCACAACTGGGGGGCTCATCATTGCAAGCCACAGCTCGGGCAGCAAGTTTATCCATTTATATTTGTATGAAACCTCATTCTTCCCTTCACCTTCCAGTCTCTAGGGAGAAGGCAGCATGCTCAAGGCATCCTACTCATGGCTACTGATGGTAATTCCACTGAGGCTCACCATGGCTCCTAGCTTAGGGAACAGATGCTGTCAAGAGCAGAAATAGTCTGCTTCAGGGAAACCCTTCAGCAAGTCAAAGACAAGGTAACTGCACATCTTGTTGGGCTATTTCACTGGGCTACATCCTATCAAAGCTAACTCACATGAAGCCCTTCCTAGAGGTGGACAGTACAGTTAAGACCTGTCCCATATCTCTACACAGATCACTCTGATTGGCAAAAAGAGCCAGGCTTAAGCcttaaaccaaaacaagaacTTGAGAGAGGGCAGTTAAAAACGTGCCTCTTGGGCAATTAAGGGGATGTGCTTACTTTCGACTGTCGACCAGCTTGGCGGTGGACTGGAGCGACGGGAACTGCGTGTCGCTGTAGATCTCTGGTGGTCCTTGCTGTGCCCTCCGTGGCCTGCCCCCCTCCCGGGCGCCGGGCGGCCGGTACACGCCGCCGCTCGCAACTGGCTCGGGGGCTTCTGTAACTAATTAAGAGAAGGACATTTAGACAAGGGACTACGTTTGCATtcatatctggaaaaaaaccccaccccatcAAACTGAAgcaccaaacacacacagaaatgaaaagcaaaaagaatctTATGTTTTTGCCTCTTTAAAAGCTCTGGAAGCAAATACTTCAGACAAAGCAGGAAATGACATGTCACCTAATTTAACCAAATTAAAATGTGGCTCCAGTGTATTGCCTCACAAAGCTCAGGGGATCAAAACCTGGGCagaaacaactccatgcaccaggacaggctggggattgacctgctgcagagcagcttcaggagagagacttgggagtgctggttgacaataaactgaccagcaatgagccagcaacatgccctcatggccaagaaggccaatggcatccaagAGTATGAGCAGCAGTTCAAGGGAggtctgctccccctctactctgcccttgtgaggtttcatctggagtcctgtgtccagttctgggctcctcagctcaagagggacagggaagtgctggagagagtccagcacagggccaccaagatgatcaggggactggagcatcttccttatgaggaaaggttgcaggaactggggctgtttagtctggaggagactgagggagatctcattcatatttacaaatatctggtgggtgtcaggaggttggggcagcactttttttcttttgtatctagtgacaggacaaggggtgatgggatgaaactggagtgcaaaaagttccatctaaacataaggaaaactatttccctgttgaggtgagggagccctggcacaggctgcccagggaaggtgtagAGGCTCCTCGGGAGGTTTTCGGAACCCAcctagacacattcctgtgtgacctgatctaggtgagacctgctttggcagggaggttggactagatgatctctccaGGTACCTTCCAACTCCTGTCATTCTATGAAAACCATTGACGAGGGCTTCATGTTTCTTATTTGGAATTTATTAGCAGCTTACATATAAAACTAGATAAACACATAATTATGTGTTTGTCAGATCTTATTTAAAGCACCTCTTCAGATGCACAAGAGAATATGCAAGTAGTTTGTATTTAAGGCAACAATCTACAATGAAATAGCACTGATTAATTCACTGAGTCTGAACTCAGGTCACGGCAAAGTAATCTATCTCTGCTGATGCTAACAAATTGTATTTCATCAAGGGTAAAGCCCTATACCAGTTAAAGGATCAATTTCACACTGTCATGTTCTCTGTAGCCTAAAACTGATTTGAAAAGCATACTACTAACCACAGAAGCCTACGTGTGGACTGACATATTAGACAGCAGATATTGGCTGAACACCAGCTTAGTTGTCAAAGCAGTATTTTTAGATCAACAGAAATACTTCTAACAGATATTTTGGAGATTGCAAAGTCAAGGGATCTCCTTCAAAGATGGAGAGCTCTCCCCCACCCACCCACCTTCtgaagtgagaaataaaaaccccTGGTGTTTATTTAAAGTACCTGACAGTACTAGCAATTCACTTCCTCAGATCCTTTCTCTCAGGAAAATGTCCTCATTTGCTAGCACATCAAACAAGTCATGAGTATGTTAGATGGTGCCTGACTAGGAACTGCCCCTTGAGCTCTACTCTGAGCAGCTTCATTTACCCCAATATGCTTTTGattggaaaaaacaacaaaggttACATTTACCAATTGGTTCAACGACAGGTGCTGGTGCAGGAGCTGACTTGTTCCAAGGACCAGATGATCTGTCTACACCACCACCAGTCTCTTCCCAGTTGTCATTGggttcttctcttttttcactctcatcatcttctttttcactacaGAATAGAAACGATAAGCCGTGTTTTACAAACAGAGGTTTAAGACTTGCCAGAGCTGAAACAATCACCACAGACAAGACTTCATGATTACTGTGCTGAAGATACCAGATTTACCCAGACTACATTAGTCCTGTAACCACTGTATTGATTAGTACTTTCATCTGAATCATTTTTGGCACGCTGCTACTTAACTTGGCaactgagaaggaaagaagtcCTTAAAAACCCTGACAAATTCAGACTGAAATAAGTCATCAAGTAGATTGATTTCTTATTTTGAGCTTttgatttcttgttttctgttggcCTCAGCTGGgatagttaattttctccctagtagctgATACCATGctctgttttggatttagtgtgagaataatgtggTAACTGTGGTAACACACCGATGTCTAAGTTATTGCTAATTAGCACTTATCTTAAGTGAAAGACTGCTCAGTTTCCTGTGCTTTGCCAGTGAGTAGGTGCAcaggaagctgagaggaagcatggccaggacagctgacctcaactAGCCACAGGGCAATTCCATACCATAGAGTGCcatgcccagtatagaaactgggggGAGCTGGTGGGGAAGGGTTGGCATCAGTCAGTGGGAGATAACAATTGCACTGTGTATCACTTGGGGTTTGGTCCCTTCTAAAAATGTTTCCctcttttttgttatattccttttcattaccaTCCTTATTAGatgttttgttatattttattttattttagctaTTAAGCTGTTCtgatctcaacccacaagttttcctcccactgggagggggaggagtgagcaagcagctgcatggtgctcagttgctggctgggttaaaccatgacaaagcttaaagacttttttcctcctgagagAGTCATACCTGTGGAAGTGATAAGATGACAAAGCAGGAAAGGGCTACAAGCCCAGCTTCCATTAAATACTTTAGTCAAGAGGAAGAAACTGTGGAAAACTAGTGACAGAAAGCAAGTCCTGAGCTCCCTTTCCTTATAACCACAACCACCTGAGAAACACTGGTGTATTATACACACAAATGAGACTTAACCCACCAAGATTTTTCCTTAAAGCAGACAATCaaaaaatatagagaaaaaTAAGTAACTTTAAGAGAAACCCTATGCAATAGCCTATTTTATTTTGCACAGAAATAGATGGAGACTCGATGTAATTCGCTACACAAAGCTCCTGCAGAAAGCTGTGTGGTGTGATGGGACATATGTGGAGGGTGAGGCTGTTGAAAAAACCATGACAGTGATCTgaaaagcagtggcaaagaGTGAATACAAAAGTAGTTTATAATACACCAAACCCTACTAATCATGATCAGTTTAAAATACGTatcacttctgaaaattaaatgGCCTTTCACTGTTCATCCAAATACAGCAACAACCACGTGAGCAGGATCACCACCGAGTCTCAACACCTCACTATGCAGATGCCCAGCTAGAACAGAGTAAGGATATGTAACATCCCACCCCTGCATGATacattgtgttttattttctgcaaagaCAGCTCAGCAGATGGATAATTTATGACCTCCAGTGCATATTCCTTCCCCATGCTCCTGGAGTGGTTACAAAAGCCCCTGGCAGAAACTTCCACACGCCTCAAAAGCCTGACACAGCATCAAAAGCATTCAGAATGTCTCCTTTGTCTGAAAAGCCCAAGTACTCACTTTTCAGTCAGACATTACTAGTGTCAGTGAAGCAGCAGCCCACTTGTTACTTGTCCATTCAGAGGTGATTATCTGCTGGGAGAACTGGTTGGTATTGAGAGCTTGGGGACCAAAGATGTGCAAATGGCCTAAAAGGACTAGTCCACTGAAAGGGAGGTGTAGGGGATATGAACTAAAACAAACATGTAAGACTTGCTCTAACAGCAAGCATCTATTGCACTAGTTACAGGTAAGATGATTTAAAGTGGCATTATTCTGAACACCAAGTCTCAGTTAAGACTTTGATGATCAGTGATTGAGGTcataaaaatcctttttctgactttatgaaatgttttttccttaaCCAGGACAGACTTAAGTATTTGGACCACACTACAGGAACAACCTAATGAAAAAGAACACAGAATCTTGGATGAGAGTCATAAGTGCAGTCCTGTGAAATCCTGTCAGGGGACACTAGTTTCACCAACTATACTTTTGGGTTTCTGAAGTAAAAATGCAATTGTTCAGGAATTCATTCCCTGCTGAACAGACTGAGTCAAATACCCTTTCAGCAGTCAAATGACTCAGTGGCAATTACTCTCCTGCACTCCCCTCTCAGACATTCTTACTTCACTGTCTTTATGGAGGGGAACATTAAGtatttgtaataaaaatgtGAATCCTCACCAAAACAGATAGACTTGGAGTACCGACAGCAATTTAGAAAGTAAGAGAGCACGCTGGCAGAAAACAGGCAAACCTAAGTTACTCTGCAGCAAAGTTCTACACTAGCAGAAACACGTCAAACCTCTGTTTCACTGGAGTCCATGGAGGCAGCTGAGGAAAGCACATACTTTTTAGACataggagagaaagaaaaaaaaacccaaaagtacCTTATTTGCATGGACTGAACTCTAAGACCACTATAATcgatttcttccttttgctcaaACTCCTTCCAATCATCCTCTTCCtgttagaagagaaaaatgtaagttGTTAACTTCTTCACACTGGAAGTAGAAAAGGAGAATGTGACTAAGATAatacaaagaaaaccaaaactgaagGTGCAGGTCTGTGGAAAACCAATCTGTGTGTGCCACTGCCAACAGGGACAAGGATTCTACTCCCTCCTCCTCTAACTTACTGCATGTCATCTTGACACGCTTGTGAGCTGACTTTAACTCGCTAGAACAGCCCAAAAATGCCTCAGCGGAAAAAGTCGTTCAAGTGAACGAAAATCACATCATCTCAGTAAAAATCCAGCAAGAAGTCGAGGGCCAGCACAAAGCAAGGAACAGGGCTGTGCAGCCAAGACCAGGGATCTACAAGGGTAAGACCTCTTCTTGTTACAACCAGCAAGCTTTCAGGACAGTTTGAATGCACATGAAGCTATAGATTTACTTTGCCATCACCTATTTCATGTGCCAAACAGTGAAGCACATTCAGAATAGCTTACAGTGGATTTATGACAAGGGATTAATATTGGTACCATTTAACTTTTCCACATTTGCAACAACATTTACAGCCTTCCTTGTCTTCTtaagaatgttttaaaatagtaaaaatgtCACCTTTGAAACCACAGCAATCTTGGTACACAAAAATAGTAGCATTTGGAGAGCACTGCTGTAAGGTTTTAAAACGGGAGGCTGAGTATGTTTGGGGAGAGACCTACATAAGTGGAGCCAGTTTTGTAATCAGCAGATTCAGGGGTTATTAGGGTAGGCCAAAAACTGGAACAGGTAAGTAGTCCTCCCATGTTCTGCCATGTTGCTAGTGCACAGCCTATAAGCAGTTTAGAGAGTTGCCACACTCAATGTGAAATGCAGTTATATTACTTTAAACACAGAGACCTTGCAAGCAAGGTCTGCCAATGGCATAGCCCCCTTTCTGCTCAACAGCTGGGAATACAGATTCTTTTCAAAGCCCTGTCCTAGGATCTTCTACATTACCAGCCTCTACCAGGAAAAGTTTGACCTGCTTTAAAGTAACAGAAGTAGAAAATGACCTCATTATCACAACGCCTGCTGAAGATTCAGTCTTGTGGAAAAGCATTTAGTCCACAGTGCTAAAATCTTTCCTATATTCCCATCTCCATGGAAACATCACAGTTTCCAAACTAACGTACTTTTCACATTTACTAGTCTTGATTTCTAACACAAATACAAGTTTCAGTAACAATCTGATAGTTTACAAGCAAAAATGAGCAGAACAGCAGCTGAAATATCACCGCTGACCTTGGTCTACTTAGAGAACTACAGCAGGTGTCAAGCTTGCCAAATCACACCATCTTATGAAACAGTGTTTctcaaaattcattttaaaagacacaGTAGAGCCAGTTGCAGGGCACTAACTCAGCTACAAGCACTTGAGCTTCCCTTGCAGTTTCATTGCAAAAAAATTACTGGCAGGCAATCCTTTCCTGGCAGAAAGGTAAAGAGCTCGGTGTACTTTGCCTGCAGAGCCGGGGGGGTGAGGTCTTATCGCCACGGTCCACACGCCACACACCCAGGTGGCCTATGGCTGGCACCTGATGCAAATCCCCAGTTGTGGCCGCTACCGTGATCCAAAGCCCAGAAGCCAGGAATGGCTGGGCAGAACTCAAACCGCACCCCGCGAATCGGCACCGCTTTTGCCCCAAAGCGGACACCGAGTGTTTGGAGGCCGGGAGCCTCCGGGAGACAGCGCCTGCCCCAGGGGCTCCGTGCCGCTGCCAGGCCGCCGCCGGTCCAAGGGCGCCCACATGGCCGGGCGGCGCCGCTCCcccgggccggcggcggcggcgcccccTGCCGGTAGGAAGGCGGCACCCGGGCTGGTGGAGGGAGCCGTGACCCCTCCCCCACCGCCGCCCCGACGGAGCGGGCCCCGCACGGCCGCCCCCCGCAACTCCCGgcgccccccccgcccccggccgcACCTTGGTCACTGTCTTGGCGGAGCCGGCGTTGGAGGCGGCGGCCCCGGAGCCGCTGCCGTCCGCCGGGCGCGCTCCCccggccgccgcggccgcccccgcggcgTTGGAGGCGGCGTTGGAGGCGCTGGAAGCGGCGGCGGCCCCTCggctgcttttctccttccGCTTCTTCTTGTCCCGCTTGGCGAAGAAGTCGTCGAGGCTCCTCTCCTCGGTCTCCgccatggcggcggcggggccggctgGCTGGGCCCtgcgcgcggcggcggccgctccCAACGGCGGGGcggagggggaaggagaaggggcAGCGGCGGCCCGGACCGACAGGCGAGCTCCGCACGGCGGCTGCGGCGCGTCCTCCCGCTGCCTGCCGGCCCTCGCCGAGGGGAGCGGAGCGCGGGCGCCTAAGGGCTGCGCACGGCGGGAGCCCGCCCGACGCCCGGCGGGAGGAGGCCGCCGCGCTCCACGTTGGTGGCCGCCGCTTGACACGGCCCGAAAGAGAGGgaaggggggggcggggagCTGGGCCGAGCCAGCGGAATCGGGGCGGGGCCTCCCGCCTGCGGCCTCTGCCGCGCATGCGCCGCCACGGCCCGGCCAATGAGCGGCCGGGAAAGACGTGCCCGCTGTCCAGTCAGAAGTCTCCAGGGGCAAGGCGCTGACGTCACGACGTGGGAATGCGTGACgggcggggaggcggcggcgcggccggcgATTGGTCCGGCCGGGCGCGAGGCGGGGaaggcggggcggggggaggcgcGCGGCGCCGGGTGCCCGGGCGCGTGTCCGGCGCGTGCGCCCGGCGGAAGCGGCCCCGAGCGCCTCAGCGGGTCCTCGCGCGCGCCGCCCCCTCAGCGGCCGCTGCCCGCGGGTCCGTCCCGCCCAGCCCAAAGCGGGAGCGGGACCCCGACCGAGGCTTCCTCCACTGAGCACCTCCAGAGCCGCCTCGGGGCGATGGGCAGCTCCGTCCCTCAGCCAGTCCCGCCGGCTCAGGGGGCGTCTCAGCCTGCCGCGAGGTGAAGTGGCGCTCGCCCGTAGTCCCGGCTGAGGTTGTTGTAAGGGGCCTCAAGGAAAAAATGCAATCAGGGACATAAATCTCACAACCGCGCCTCGCATATCCTGGGGAGACGCAGAGAAACCTTGGAGTTGGGAAGTCTGCCACCAGAGACCATCAAAGAGCTCCGTGGAAGCCTGCCGAGACCCAGGCCGCACACGAGAGAACTATGTAAATGTGGTAGTTAGTCAGTCCCAGGAAATCTAATGCATGCGTATTCAACAGGGATAAAAGCCGTGTTCAAAGCAGCACGAGGGAAGCACCTCCGGTGGAACGATCTCCCTCCACCTCCCTGTGCACCCAGTGCTGTAATAAAGAAATGCCTGCTTCTTAATGCTACACTGCTATTAAGTTTATGCCCAATGACTAAGACTCGTCCTCCCTGCCCCCTAGAAAGAGCTGTGTCCTTACGCTGTCACCGTGAAGGATGCAAGGAGGCAATTCAGCTTTCATCTTGAGAAATGATGTGGTTAAGTGAGTAAGACTTGAAACACCACCCTGTCTAGGATGTCTTCTAGACATTCATACGCATGAAATTCCTGGCAGCTTTCCTAACTCAAAGCCTAGGGAATATCTGGTTCTTTTAGCATCTGCCTCACTTGTCCTTTGCAAatgcagtgctctaaggctggAATCACCAACTCCGGATTAGAAACTCAATACCTGTCAGGAGCAGAGTACCAAGAAAGGTGTCAGCTGTTCTGACTCAGTGGAAACCATGGAAAATAGCAGCGATGTTTTAGGCTTTGGAGGGCTTAGGTCCAGATTTAAGGACATGCTTTGGTAGGCACTTTAAAGGAAGCATTACATATGCTGTTGTGCTTGGATTTGCCTCCcacctaattttatttttatgtaaaactGTGAAAACATGCTGATGCACAGCATTTGTAGTTCTCTCAGAATGCACTGTCTTGGCTTTTATGGTTCAGATTGTTGCTGTGTAAAACATTATCttcagggggggaaaaaaaaagccaacatttctggtttgtatttttcttctcaaattcaGCAATCCTCAATCCTCAATCCTCAATACATGGAGGACGtttggctgaaaaaaaagtctcacaGGCATGGCCTGGCAGAAGTAACGTTTGTAACACAAGGAATGTATCCAGAATGGCCGTGACGGGAACAGGAGCTCAGCAGACAGCTTTGCAGCAATCATTGGCCTGCCTGACCAACCTTTTGCAACACACAGTGCTCTGGATGCCTCTGCTCAGGTACAGATTTACCCAGAGGGCTCTGAGAACTTTGTCTCTCCTCCTCCAGGTTATGTCAGGAGGAGACATAACTATTGCTACTGTATGTCATGGCATACAGGTCCACCTCTCGTCACCACCCTGTAGCCCTGTAGTTTTgtcatgtcatagaatcacagaatggtaggggttggaagggacctttagagatcatctagtccaaactcctaccaaagcaggttcacctagatcaggtcacacaggaatgtgtctaggtggcttttgaagacctccagagaaggagcctccacaccctccgtgggcagcctgtgccagggctccctcacctcaacagtgaaatagtttttccttatgtttaaatggaactttttgtgttccagcttcatctcatcaccccttgtcctgtcactagatacaaaagaaaaaagtgctgccccaacctcctgacacccaccatttagacatttgtaaatatgaatgggATCCCTCCTCAggcttctccagactaaacagccccagttcccacagccttttgtcataagagagatgttccagtcccctgatcatcttggtggtcctgcactggactcttcagcagtttcctgtccctcttgaattggggagcccaaaaccagacacaggactcgggatgaggcctcacaagggcagagtagagggggaagagaacctccctcgacctgctgcccacactcctcttgatgcatcccctTAATGCTTCTTACTCGATTATCTCCATTCTGTGCTGTGAAGCTGAAAGCGCTGTAAACTGCTTTGGCATTTgcagagcacaggcagaagAATGCTTTGTTCCATAAATCTTGAGTGGACATCTGCTTAAGGAAATTGGAAAAGGTGCCTGTAGGTGCAGGGCAGCTCACAGAAGGGTTGTGGCAGAGTCcttgctgcagcacaggctccGCTTCTCCTCAGCAGCTTATCCTTTCTGTCAGCTTTGGGGTGTGAAGCATTTGCTGACATTTCAGACCTCTATGGCTGGAAGGGAGAAAGGTTATTGTGCCCATTTTTCCACCAGTAATTGCCATCTGAAAGCAGGCAGCATGGTGCTGTGTTGAAACAATTTTACACAATGCTAGCTTGAAGTCACCTTAAAAATAATCTCTTAACTGTAGTGTAATCATGTGAAATTTGACACAGTAGGATGGCAGGCTGCAGAAGCGGTTCCTAGCTAACGTGGGACACTGCTACTCTGTGAGATCTGGAATGAAGCATGGGCTAGCACAGGGGTGGCACCCTCTGCCTCCCCCGAGGATGCAGCAGCATGTGTTCAAGCTGTGGTGCAGAAGGAGCTGTGCCTGGCTGAGGAGGACAAAGCGTGCGGATGGTTTGGTGGCACTGCTAATCCAGCCTGGTGACTAGCTGTCACCAAGGAGGGTGGCTGTGCTTTACAGCCTCGACTAATCtctctccccttgccctccctgtgctgctcctggtATGTGTTGGATTTGCAGTGGCCTGATTCAGGGAGCTGAGTGTCAGCGCTGCATTTTGCAGGGCTGATTTTCTGCTGGTTTTGCTTCAGGAACTGTCTCCCATGATATTGGACAGCTGTTGGTGCTAACACAAGATATGTAGCGAGTGGGGGGGGAGTAGAAATGTCCTTTTATGCAGCAGCTGGCTGTTAGATTGGGTTATCTGTACCCTCGGACTGCTTCCTGACTCTTCGTAGCAGCAAATGCTACAAATCCCTGCGTGTAAATATAGATGCGATATCAACTGCAGTAGGGCATAATAAAATCTGGtttctgggtttggttttcttaGGCAAACCAGTTGGAAACATGTTAATATGTATTTAATATAGTAACTGCTAGACTAGAGGAT encodes:
- the CDV3 gene encoding protein CDV3 homolog isoform X1, which gives rise to MAETEERSLDDFFAKRDKKKRKEKSSRGAAAASSASNAASNAAGAAAAAGGARPADGSGSGAAASNAGSAKTVTKEEDDWKEFEQKEEIDYSGLRVQSMQISEKEDDESEKREEPNDNWEETGGGVDRSSGPWNKSAPAPAPVVEPIVTEAPEPVASGGVYRPPGAREGGRPRRAQQGPPEIYSDTQFPSLQSTAKLVDSRKDKEMEKSFEVVKHKTRGREEVSKNQALKFQLENQYAVLGDQ
- the CDV3 gene encoding protein CDV3 homolog isoform X2 produces the protein MAETEERSLDDFFAKRDKKKRKEKSSRGAAAASSASNAASNAAGAAAAAGGARPADGSGSGAAASNAGSAKTVTKEEDDWKEFEQKEEIDYSGLRVQSMQISEKEDDESEKREEPNDNWEETGGGVDRSSGPWNKSAPAPAPVVEPIVTEAPEPVASGGVYRPPGAREGGRPRRAQQGPPEIYSDTQFPSLQSTAKLVDSRKCT
- the CDV3 gene encoding protein CDV3 homolog isoform X4, whose product is MAETEERSLDDFFAKRDKKKRKEKSSRGAAAASSASNAASNAAGAAAAAGGARPADGSGSGAAASNAGSAKTVTKEEDDWKEFEQKEEIDYSGLRVQSMQISEKEDDESEKREEPNDNWEETGGGVDRSSGPWNKSAPAPAPVVEPIVTEAPEPVASGGVYRPPGAREGGRPRRAQQGPPEIYSDTQFPSLQSTAKLVDSRK
- the CDV3 gene encoding protein CDV3 homolog isoform X3, with product MAETEERSLDDFFAKRDKKKRKEKSSRGAAAASSASNAASNAAGAAAAAGGARPADGSGSGAAASNAGSAKTVTKEEDDWKEFEQKEEIDYSGLRVQSMQISEKEDDESEKREEPNDNWEETGGGVDRSSGPWNKSAPAPAPVVEPIVTEAPEPVASGGVYRPPGAREGGRPRRAQQGPPEIYSDTQFPSLQSTAKLVDSRKY